CACGTGGTGGCCGCTCCCCCACCGCCGAACCTGCCCGGCGCGGTGTACAGGCAGGTGTCGAGGACCTCGCCGCGTTCGGTGAGGTCGAGCAGCCGCCGTTGGCCGACCGCTGTTCTGCGGTTGCCCGTCCAGGTGTCGATCTCGCCCGCGTCGGCCGCCATTTTCGCAACTTTCTCCTCCGCCGCGCGCCACGCCTCCTCCGTGGTGTCGCGTACGACGGTGGTGATCCGCAGGCCGTACTCCAGCGGCACATGGCGGCGCCCCACCTGCCCGCTCAACTCCTGCAGGCGGGCGATGCGTTCGGCGAATCCGTCGAGCGGCTCACCCCAGAAGAGCTGCACATCGGCCTCGGCCGCCGAGACGCGTTCGGCGGCTTCGGACGCGCCGCCGAAGTAGAGGGTCGGATGGGCCCGCTCGGCGGTGGCGTAGGGGCTCGGGCTGACCGTGGAGCCGGTGACCTGGAAGTGCTCGCCGTGGAAGGTGACGTTTTCCTCGGTCCACAGGCGGCGTACGAGGTGCAGGAACTCCTGGGTGCGGGCGTAACGCGCGGCGGGGTCGACGGTGGTGTCGCCGTAGGCGGCCGGGGTGTCCAGGCCGCTGACGATGTTGACCAGGACGCGGCCGCGGCTGAGCTGGTCGAGAGTGGCGGCCGCACTGGCGAAGTTCGCGGGCTGCCAGTAGCCGGGGCGGACGGCGATCAGGGGCTTGAACGTCGTGGTGCGCGCGGCCAGGGCGGTGGCGACGGTGAAGGTGTCCGGGCGTCCCCATCCGGTGCCGAGCAGGGCGCCGTCCCAGCCGTGGGCTTCCGC
The DNA window shown above is from Streptomyces sp. NBC_01445 and carries:
- a CDS encoding LLM class flavin-dependent oxidoreductase gives rise to the protein MMTPQFLWYIPNTVQPGHRGDDTTSGWGSIEYSTELARTAEAHGWDGALLGTGWGRPDTFTVATALAARTTTFKPLIAVRPGYWQPANFASAAATLDQLSRGRVLVNIVSGLDTPAAYGDTTVDPAARYARTQEFLHLVRRLWTEENVTFHGEHFQVTGSTVSPSPYATAERAHPTLYFGGASEAAERVSAAEADVQLFWGEPLDGFAERIARLQELSGQVGRRHVPLEYGLRITTVVRDTTEEAWRAAEEKVAKMAADAGEIDTWTGNRRTAVGQRRLLDLTERGEVLDTCLYTAPGRFGGGGAATTWLVGSPDDVAAALNAYRALGITHFVLSDTPYKEETSRIGDQLLLRLREA